GCGTCCTGATTGCTACACTTACAGTCGCGACATTTATCTTTTATAAAAAAAGAGATTTAAATGTGTAAACGTTTTTAATAACATGGTTATAGTGTTAAAATAGTGAAAGCGCAATTGGATAAAGGAGGATAACACTATGAGCCAAAATGAAAACACTACACTACCGCCAAAAACATGCTCCATTGAACGTTTAGTTACAATGGAAAGTGATGTTAAAAAGGTGCTTGCAGGAGAAAAGACTGCAACACGCCGAAATGGAAGATATGCCGATCCAGGAGAAATCATGACCCTTGAGGGACGTCAATTTGTCGTGGAACGAGTCTATTCACAAAGCTTAGGTGAGTTGACGGATGATGACGCTCGCCGCGAGGGCTTCCCTACGGTTGAAGAGTATAAGCAATCAATTCTTGCTTACCACCCTGGGATGCCATGGCTGCCGCAAATGCGCGTTTGGGTTCATGAATTTCGCCCGCTGGAAGATTAATTAAAAGTATGAGTTCTTATCCTAGAACTCATACTTTTTTTTGCTATAATAGCTTTATCCATAAATTTGAAAAGGGTCCTCGAGGTGAAGGGTAATGGGGTTTTTAGCAAAATACATACAGAAATATTGGAAGTCTTTTAGCTTAGCAGTGTTATTTTTAACCTTTGAGGCGATAAGTGATTTGTTAATGCCAACGATCATGGCGAAAATCATAGATGTCGGTGTCGCGGGCAGGGATATAGGTTATGTGCTTAAAATGGGCGGATTAATGCTGCTGATTACACTTTTTGGTGCGATTGCAGCTTCAACACGAAGTATATTAGCCAGTAATGTTTCGCAAAGCTTTGGATCGGAGTTACGGTCGGACTTATATAAGAAGATCCAAACGCTATCCTTTAAAAATATTGACCGTTTTGAACGCGCGTCGTTAATCACCAGGCTGACCAACGATGTGACACAGGTACAAGTATTTGCGAATGGTTTAATGCGGATTTTTGTTAAATCCCCACTATTAGCCATCGGGGGCTTAATAATGGCGACACGCTTAAACCTTCATTTATCTGTTGTATTGATTGTAGTGGTCCCGATTGTCGCCATATTCATCATTCTAAATTTAAGACTTGGGTTCCCTATGTTCTCAAAAGTACAAAAAGCGCTTGATCGTGTAAATGGAGTCATGCGCGAGTACTTATCGGGTGTCCGTGTAGTGAAAGCCTTCAATCGTTTTGACGTTGAAGTCAACAAGTTTGAAAAAACAAATGAAGAGTTTAAAAAGCAATCGATTTCTGCAACAAGGTTAATGGCGGTATTCAGCCCAGCGATTATGCTGACGGTTAACCTTGGCATTGTCGCTGTCCTCTGGATTGGCGGCCACGGGGTGACGAATGGCAATGTGCAGGTAGGTCACATTATTGCTTTTATTAACTACATGACGCAAATTCTTTTCTCATTAATGATGATCTCGATGGTTTTTAATATGTTTGTCCGCGCAAAAACTTCAGCCGTCAGAATAGGTGAGGTTTTTTCCGAGGAGGTTGACTTGACCTGGGAAGAGGGACAAAACTCTGCCCCCGTTGAAAAAGGAAGAATTGAGTTTAGCAATGTTTCCTTTTCTTATGAAGGAACAAGCGGGGAACCCATTTTGAAAAATATTAATCTATCAATCTTACCAGGTGAGACTGTCGGAATTATTGGCTCGACAGGCTCTGGAAAAAGTACTCTTGTTGGCTTAATTCCCCGGTTTTATGATGTCAGTGCTGGATGTATCAAGGTCGATGGTGAGGATATACACCTCGTTGACCCTAAAAGACTGCGAGAAAAGATTGCCTTTGTCCCGCAAAAGACGATTCTTTTTACCGGAAGTGTAGAGGAAAACATTAAATGGGGAAAAGAAGACGCCTCAACTGAAGAAATCTTAAAAGCGGCAGAGATTGCCGGTGCGCATGACTTTATTAGTGCTTCTCCTGAAGGATATCAAACTAGAATCGGACAAGGCGGAGTAAACTTTTCAGGAGGCCAAAAGCAACGGCTTTCGATCGCCAGGGCTTTAATTAAAAATCCGGAAATTTTGATCTTGGATGATAGTACCAGTGCGGTTGATGTCACCACAGAGGCTAGAATCAAAGAGGGTTTAAAAAAATATGCAAAGGGTCTGACATGCCTCCTCATTGCCCAGCGGATCACCTCAATTATCGATGCAGATAAAATTGTGGTCATGGACCACGGGGAAATCGTTGGAATTGGAAAACACGAACAATTATTAAGAGACTGCAGAGTTTATCAGGAAATCTATCAATCGCAAGTCGGTAAGGAGGTGGCACTCTAAATGTCAAAAACAGCAGATCAATCAAGTAACACACCTCCTCCCTTATCCATGCCTGGAAGACCTGGCGGCTTTTCTGGCCATCGCCGGGGAGCACCAATTGTAAAACCAAAGAACTTTAAGGAAACAATTAAGAGGTTATGGTATTATTTCGGCAATGAAAGAAGAATGCTCAGCATTGTTTTTTTATTCATTTTTTTTAGTGCAGCACTATCCTTGCTGTCACCATTTTTAATTGGAAAAGCTGTCGATGCTATAAGCTTGAAAAAACAAGTAGATTTTAATTTTCTTGAAGTCATGATTGTTATTCTAATATCAGCATTTATCTTAGACGCGGTGTTGACTTTTCTCCAGGGCTGGCTGATGGCAGGTGTCTCGCAACGAATTGTCAAACGATTGCGTGATGCACTTTTTAAAAAACTGCAAAAACTGCCAGTTGCTTTTTTTGACAAGCGGACACATGGAGAATTAATGAGCCGGCTTTCAAACGATATTGATAATGTCAGCAGCACCATCTCGCAATCGACAACACAGCTGATGTCAGGTGTCATTGTGATTAGTGGTTCATTCATTATGATGTTGATCTTGAGTCCGATTTTGACGGT
This genomic stretch from Neobacillus niacini harbors:
- a CDS encoding ABC transporter ATP-binding protein — its product is MGFLAKYIQKYWKSFSLAVLFLTFEAISDLLMPTIMAKIIDVGVAGRDIGYVLKMGGLMLLITLFGAIAASTRSILASNVSQSFGSELRSDLYKKIQTLSFKNIDRFERASLITRLTNDVTQVQVFANGLMRIFVKSPLLAIGGLIMATRLNLHLSVVLIVVVPIVAIFIILNLRLGFPMFSKVQKALDRVNGVMREYLSGVRVVKAFNRFDVEVNKFEKTNEEFKKQSISATRLMAVFSPAIMLTVNLGIVAVLWIGGHGVTNGNVQVGHIIAFINYMTQILFSLMMISMVFNMFVRAKTSAVRIGEVFSEEVDLTWEEGQNSAPVEKGRIEFSNVSFSYEGTSGEPILKNINLSILPGETVGIIGSTGSGKSTLVGLIPRFYDVSAGCIKVDGEDIHLVDPKRLREKIAFVPQKTILFTGSVEENIKWGKEDASTEEILKAAEIAGAHDFISASPEGYQTRIGQGGVNFSGGQKQRLSIARALIKNPEILILDDSTSAVDVTTEARIKEGLKKYAKGLTCLLIAQRITSIIDADKIVVMDHGEIVGIGKHEQLLRDCRVYQEIYQSQVGKEVAL
- a CDS encoding ASCH domain-containing protein, producing MSQNENTTLPPKTCSIERLVTMESDVKKVLAGEKTATRRNGRYADPGEIMTLEGRQFVVERVYSQSLGELTDDDARREGFPTVEEYKQSILAYHPGMPWLPQMRVWVHEFRPLED